A portion of the Esox lucius isolate fEsoLuc1 chromosome 20, fEsoLuc1.pri, whole genome shotgun sequence genome contains these proteins:
- the cnih4 gene encoding protein cornichon homolog 4, translating into MEAAVFILSLVDCCALIFLAVYFIITLSDLECDYINARACCSKLNRWVVPEMVGQSLATVLMLVSLHWFVFLLNLPVAAWNMYRYLMVPMGNMGVFDPTEIHNRGQLKSHMKESMIKLGFHLLCFFIYLYSMILALIND; encoded by the exons ATGGAGGCGGCTGTGTTCATTTTATCGCTGGTCGACTGCTGTGCTTTGATTTTTCTGGCCGTGTACTTC ATAATTACCCTCTCTGATCTAGAATGCGATTACATCAATGCACGGGCCTGCTGTTCCAAGTTAAACAGA TGGGTTGTTCCAGAGATGGTAGGCCAGTCCTTGGCGACAGTATTAATGTTGGTCTCCCTGCACTGGTTTGTCTTCCTACTCAACCTGCCTGTGGCAGCTTGGAACATGTACAG GTATTTGATGGTGCCCATGGGGAACATGGGGGTGTTTGACCCCACTGAGATCCATAACCGGGGACAACTAAAGTCTCACATGAAAGAGTCCATGATCAAACTGGGATTCCACCTACTCTGCTTCTTCATCTACTTGTACAG CATGATCCTGGCACTGATCAATGATTGA
- the cnih4 gene encoding protein cornichon homolog 4 isoform X1, producing MEAAVFILSLVDCCALIFLAVYFIITLSDLECDYINARACCSKLNRWVVPEMVGQSLATVLMLVSLHWFVFLLNLPVAAWNMYRYLMVPMGNMGVFDPTEIHNRGQLKSHMKESMIKLGFHLLCFFIYLYRYDAVHWCLEFHMQV from the exons ATGGAGGCGGCTGTGTTCATTTTATCGCTGGTCGACTGCTGTGCTTTGATTTTTCTGGCCGTGTACTTC ATAATTACCCTCTCTGATCTAGAATGCGATTACATCAATGCACGGGCCTGCTGTTCCAAGTTAAACAGA TGGGTTGTTCCAGAGATGGTAGGCCAGTCCTTGGCGACAGTATTAATGTTGGTCTCCCTGCACTGGTTTGTCTTCCTACTCAACCTGCCTGTGGCAGCTTGGAACATGTACAG GTATTTGATGGTGCCCATGGGGAACATGGGGGTGTTTGACCCCACTGAGATCCATAACCGGGGACAACTAAAGTCTCACATGAAAGAGTCCATGATCAAACTGGGATTCCACCTACTCTGCTTCTTCATCTACTTGTACAGGTATGATGCTGTCCACTGGTGTCTAGAATTCCATATGCAAGTGTAA
- the fez2 gene encoding fasciculation and elongation protein zeta-2 isoform X2, which yields MAAPIAHFNDEWHDFNEFKPASEHMMRVNRVNLFVEEVTGALEDNPELKNSFSEEFGSFKSMEDQVNDFDEKLTACFQNFNSERENIAPLKNITEDTTLKNDKIWNALTNNFGNVVAVDWKQSRTRSLHLPKLNLKDNPRADDVTFELSDEEELREQMDMHTIIVSCLNNEPLFTAEQVIEEIEEMMQDSPDLEAEQNHLSPLDFSMLTLDIQRSNPNHCSEARVRSLSVAELNELLEEVEMAIRSYSEELIQQLALRDELEFEKEVKNSFISVLIDVQNRQKEHRELLKKKKKLKSGMGTLQGRQERTQALGSRFSMEGISSAIQNGFRQTFGSGGTERQYLTTIIPYEKKGGTPSLEDLQILTKILQAMKDDSDKVPNLLTDYILKALV from the exons ATGGCGGCGCCCATTGCGCATTTCAACGATGAGTGGCACGATTTTAACGAGTTTAAGCCGGCTTCAGAGCACATGATGCGAGTAAATCGAGTAAACTTGTTCGTGGAAGAGGTGACAGGCGCTCTGGAGGATAACCCTGAGCTCAAAAACAGCTTCTCGGAAGAATTTGGCAGCTTCAAGTCCATGGAAGATCAGGTGAACGATTTCGACGAGAAGTTGACGGCGTGCTTCCAAAATTTTAACTCCGAAAGAGAAAACATTGCCCCTTTGAAAAATATTACCGAGGATACAACATTGAAGAACGACAA GATCTGGAATGCTCTCACAAATAATTTTGGCAATGTCGTGGCAGTGGACTGGAAACAGTCTCGAACCCGGTCCCTCCATCTCCCTAAACTAAATCTCAAAGACAATCCA AGGGCGGATGATGTAACGTTTGAGCTGTCTGATGAGGAGGAGCTGAGGGAACAGATGGACATGCACACCATCATCGTCTCCTGCCTCAACAACGAACCCCTCTTCACTGCAGAACAG GTGATTGAGGAGATAGAGGAAATGATGCAAGACTCTCCTGACCTGGAAGCAGAGCAAAACCACCTGTCTCCATTAGATTTCTCCATGCTCACACTGGACATCCAGCGCTCCAACCCCAACCATTGCTCTGAAGCAC GAGTGAGGAGCCTCAGTGTAGCAGAGCTGAATGAGCTGCTAGAGGAGGTGGAGATGGCCATCCGAAGTTACAGTGAGGAGCTGATACAACAGCTGGCCCTAAGGGATGAGCTGGAGTTTGAGAAGGAGGTGAAGAACAGCTTCATCTCTGTCCTGATAGATGTACAGAACCGACAGAAGGAACACAGGGAACTACttaagaaaaagaagaaactaAAGAGCGGGATGGGAACCCTGCAGGGCCGACAAGAGAGAACACAAGCACTCGGATCT AGATTCAGCATGGAGGGAATCTCCAGTGCAATTCAAAATGGCTTCCGGCAAACTTTTGGAAGTGGTGGCACAGAAAGACAG TATCTGACTACGATTATCCCGTATGAGAAAAAAGGAGGTACTCCATCGTTGGAAGATCTTCAGATTCTTACCAAAA TCCTTCAGGCTATGAAAGATGACAGTGACAAGGTGCCCAACCTCTTGACAGACTACATTCTCAAAG CTCTGGTGTGA
- the fez2 gene encoding fasciculation and elongation protein zeta-2 isoform X1 — protein MAAPIAHFNDEWHDFNEFKPASEHMMRVNRVNLFVEEVTGALEDNPELKNSFSEEFGSFKSMEDQVNDFDEKLTACFQNFNSERENIAPLKNITEDTTLKNDKIWNALTNNFGNVVAVDWKQSRTRSLHLPKLNLKDNPRADDVTFELSDEEELREQMDMHTIIVSCLNNEPLFTAEQVIEEIEEMMQDSPDLEAEQNHLSPLDFSMLTLDIQRSNPNHCSEARVRSLSVAELNELLEEVEMAIRSYSEELIQQLALRDELEFEKEVKNSFISVLIDVQNRQKEHRELLKKKKKLKSGMGTLQGRQERTQALGSRFSMEGISSAIQNGFRQTFGSGGTERQYLTTIIPYEKKGGTPSLEDLQILTKILQAMKDDSDKVPNLLTDYILKVLCPT, from the exons ATGGCGGCGCCCATTGCGCATTTCAACGATGAGTGGCACGATTTTAACGAGTTTAAGCCGGCTTCAGAGCACATGATGCGAGTAAATCGAGTAAACTTGTTCGTGGAAGAGGTGACAGGCGCTCTGGAGGATAACCCTGAGCTCAAAAACAGCTTCTCGGAAGAATTTGGCAGCTTCAAGTCCATGGAAGATCAGGTGAACGATTTCGACGAGAAGTTGACGGCGTGCTTCCAAAATTTTAACTCCGAAAGAGAAAACATTGCCCCTTTGAAAAATATTACCGAGGATACAACATTGAAGAACGACAA GATCTGGAATGCTCTCACAAATAATTTTGGCAATGTCGTGGCAGTGGACTGGAAACAGTCTCGAACCCGGTCCCTCCATCTCCCTAAACTAAATCTCAAAGACAATCCA AGGGCGGATGATGTAACGTTTGAGCTGTCTGATGAGGAGGAGCTGAGGGAACAGATGGACATGCACACCATCATCGTCTCCTGCCTCAACAACGAACCCCTCTTCACTGCAGAACAG GTGATTGAGGAGATAGAGGAAATGATGCAAGACTCTCCTGACCTGGAAGCAGAGCAAAACCACCTGTCTCCATTAGATTTCTCCATGCTCACACTGGACATCCAGCGCTCCAACCCCAACCATTGCTCTGAAGCAC GAGTGAGGAGCCTCAGTGTAGCAGAGCTGAATGAGCTGCTAGAGGAGGTGGAGATGGCCATCCGAAGTTACAGTGAGGAGCTGATACAACAGCTGGCCCTAAGGGATGAGCTGGAGTTTGAGAAGGAGGTGAAGAACAGCTTCATCTCTGTCCTGATAGATGTACAGAACCGACAGAAGGAACACAGGGAACTACttaagaaaaagaagaaactaAAGAGCGGGATGGGAACCCTGCAGGGCCGACAAGAGAGAACACAAGCACTCGGATCT AGATTCAGCATGGAGGGAATCTCCAGTGCAATTCAAAATGGCTTCCGGCAAACTTTTGGAAGTGGTGGCACAGAAAGACAG TATCTGACTACGATTATCCCGTATGAGAAAAAAGGAGGTACTCCATCGTTGGAAGATCTTCAGATTCTTACCAAAA TCCTTCAGGCTATGAAAGATGACAGTGACAAGGTGCCCAACCTCTTGACAGACTACATTCTCAAAG TGCTTTGCCCAACATAG